The following DNA comes from Shinella zoogloeoides.
GCCAACGGCAAGGAACCGGAAAAGCTGATCCTGACCGCCGGCCAGATCGCGCTGCGCGACAATTACGAAACGGTTCGCAAGGACCTCGGCATCGAATAATCATCCTCTGAGGATGACCCAGCCCGGCGGCACAGCCGCCGGGCCTCTTTCGGGGTGCTGACATGACTGACTTTCTCGAATTCAGGGCGATATCCAAGGGATATCCCGGCGTGCAGGCGCTCGCCGACGTTTCCTTCTGCGTGAAGAAGGGCGCCGTACATGGCCTGATGGGCGAAAACGGCGCAGGCAAATCCACCCTCATCCGCGTGCTCTCCGGCGATCAGTCCGCCGATGCCGGCGATATCCTCATCGACGGCAAGGCGCAGCATTACCGCTCCGTGCGGGATGCCTTCGAGGCCGGCGTCATCGTCATCCATCAGGAACTCCAGCTCGTGCCCGAGCTGACGGTCGCCGAAAACCTCTGGCTCGGCCGCTTTCCCGGCAGGGCCGGCGTCATCGACCGCACGCGCCTCGTCGGCGTGGTGAAGGAGAAGCTTGCGGAGATCGGCATCGACATCGATCCCGCCGCCAAGGTCGCCTCGCTCTCGATCGGCGAGCGCCAGATGGTGGAGATCGCCAAGGCGGTGATGGCCGATGCGCGCGTCATCGCGCTGGACGAGCCCACCTCCTCGCTCTCCTCGCGCGAAAGCGAAATCCTCTTTGCGCTGATCGACCGCCTGCGCGCGCAGGGCAAGGTCATCCTCTACGTCTCGCACCGCCTCGACGAGATTTTCCGCCTGTGCGACAGCCTCACGGTGCTGCGCGACGGCAAGCTTGCCGCCCATCATCCCGCGATTGCCGAGATCACGCGCGAGCAGATCATCGCCGAAATGGTCGGCCGCGAGATTTCCAACATCTGGGGTTTTCGCCCGCGCGAGCGGGGTGCCATGCGGCTGGAGGTCAAGGATCTTTCAGGTCGCAAGCTGCGCAACCCGATCGGTTTCTCCGTGCGCCAGGGCGAAATCCTCGGCTTCTTCGGCCTTATCGGCGCGGGCCGCAGCGAGATGGCGCGCCTCGTCTATGGCGCGGACAGCCGCCTGCAGGGCACCGTCAGCGTCGATGGCCGGGCAGTCGTGCCCGACAGTCCGCCGCACGCCATCCGCGCCGGCATCGTGCTCTGCCCGGAAGACCGCAAGTTCGACGGCATCGTGCAGGGCCGCAATATCGAGGAGAACATGGCGATCTCCTCGCGCCGCCATTTTTCCCCCTTCGGCATTCTCCAGCCGAAGAAGGAAGCGGAACTGGCCGAGCGCTTCATCGCCAAGCTGCGCGTGCGCACGCCCTCGCGCAAGCAGGACATCGTCAATCTGTCGGGCGGCAACCAGCAGAAGGTCATCCTCGGCCGCTGGCTTTCCGAACAGGGCGTGAAGGTCCTCATCATCGACGAACCGACGCGCGGCATCGATGTCGGCGCCAAGTCGGAAATCTACGAAATCCTCTACGAGCTTGCCGGCCAGGGCATGGCGATCGTCGTCATATCGAGCGAACTGCCCGAGGTGATGGGCATAACCGACCGCATCATGGTCATGTGCCAGGGCCGGGTGGCTGCCGATTTCGAGCGTGCCGATTTCGACGAGCGCCGTATCCTTGCCGCCGCTCTTCCCGATGTGGCCAATGCCAGCGAACTTCCAACACAGCAGGTCCAGTCGCGATGACGTCCTTGAAAAAACTCCTCCTCGGCGAGCAGGGCCTCGTCGTCATCTTCGCTATCGCCTTCGCCATCGTGGCGCTCACGGTTCCGAACTTCCTGACCGAGCGCAACATGCTGGGCCTGCTGCAATCGGTGGTCACCATCGGCATCGTCGCCTGTACGATGATGTTCTGTCTCGCCTCGCGCGATTTCGATCTGTCGGTCGGCTCCACCGTCGCCTTTTCCGGCATGATCGCCGTCATGGCCTCAAACGCCTCGGGCTCGATCGTCGTCGGCCTCATCGCCGCGCTTCTGTGCGGCGGGGCGGTCGGCCTCATCAATGGCGTGGTCATCGCCCGCTTCCGCATCAACGCGCTCATCACGACGCTCGCCACCATGCAGATCGTGCGCGGCTTCGCGCTGATCGCCTCGGACGGCCGCGCCGTCGGCATCAACGATCCCGGCTTCTACCAGCTTGCCCTGTCGAAATTCCTGGGCATCCCGACGCCGATCTGGGTCATGGCCGTCTTCTTCGTCGTCTTCGGCTTCGTGCTGAACCGCACGGTTTTCGGCAAGAACACGCTGGCGATCGGCGGCAATCCCGAAGCCTCGCGGCTTGCCGGCGTCAATGTCTCCAACATGCGCATCTGGATCTTCGCGCTGCAGGGCTTCGTCTGCGCCGTCGCCGGCGTGCTGCTTGCCTCGCGCATCACCTCGGGCCAGCCGAATGCCGCCACGGGCCTCGAGCTCTCGGTCATCTCGGCCTGCGTGCTCGGCGGCGTCTCGCTTGCCGGCGGCCGGGCGGCCATGACGGGCGTCATCGTCGGCGTACTCATCATGGGCATTGCGGAGAACGTCATGAATCTCCTCAACATCCAGGCATTCTACCAATATGTCGTGCGCGGCCTCATCCTGCTGCTCGCCGTGCTGCTCGACAACCTCCGCTCGGCCGCCGCTGGCCGGCGGACCTGACAGGCCTCACCCATCTCGCAAAGGCCGCGTCTCCGACAACCGGACCGCGGCCTTCGTGCTTTCATCATGCGGGATGGATCGTGATGCGCATGGAGACGCCAAGGCATTCGCCCGGTTCCAGCACCTTGAGCCCATGGTCCCGCAGCTCGCCGGGCAGGTTGAAGGCGTCGACGGGATGCGTCACCGGCTCGAAACAGACGAAGTCCGCATCCGCGGCGGGCGAGAAGACGACATAGCGGTTCAGCGCCCCGCTCGCCTCGATATCCGCCGCGAGGCCTCTTCCCGGCCAGGCGATCCGCGCCTTGCCGTCCCAACCGTCGAACCAGTTGTTGACCCAACGGGCCGGAAGAAGCCGGGGGTGGTTGAAATCCATATCCGGATGCATGGCGACGGGCTCGCGGCCCTTCGGAAGATGATCGGCCTGCTCCAGCCAGACATCCGTGGCGGGGGCGGCGAGCGTCGTATCCGCATCGCGCACGAACCAGGGATGGAAACCAAGGCCATAAGGCAGCCGGATGGCGGCGCGGTTGGTGACGTCGAGCGTCATGAGGAGCCCGGCATCAATGAGACGGTAGGTCACCGTCGCATCGAAACGGAATGGCCCGGGCCCTTCCGCCGAGAGCGCAACGCAAATGAAATCCGCCCCTTCCGACGCGACATGCCACGCAGCTGAAAAGCCGCTGCCGTGGAGCGGATAGGCCTCGCTCTCCATGTTGCGAGGCAATGCATGGAAGACACCGTCGAACGAGAAACCGCCACCGGAAACGCGCCCGGAAAAGGGCACGAGCAGGATATTGGACAGGGCGAAGGGATGCATCGTCCCGGGATCGACCGTCCGGAAGATCGGCTGCCAACCGTCATCATGCCGCACGTCGAACGCCGTCAGCCCGGCGCCGAGATCGGGGCGCATGGTGATGCGCGCCCTGCCGTTGGAAAGCGAGACCGCCGCATCCGACGCGCCGGTGACGGTCCTCTCTGAGTGCTGCGTCATTTTATGTGACCATTCGTCGTTGAATGAACAGGGGGCCGACTTGGCATCGCGCTTCGCACCTGCCCTTCATAACTGGGCGCGGGTCTGTTTCTCCAGCCCGGTTTGCCGGACGATTTCGGCGATGCGGGTGAACTGGGCGGAAAGCGGGTTGGTTTTGCGCCAGACCATGCCGATCCTTCGCGTCGGGCGCGGCTCGGCAAGGCGCGAGATGCAGACCGAGGCGGAGCGCGTCTCCGTCTCGACGGCCATCTGCGGGATGAGCGTCACCCCGATGCCCGCTCCGACCATCTGGACGAGGGTCGAGAGCGAGCTTCCCTCCATCAGTTCCCGCGTCGAGGACGGCGTGATGTTGCAGAGCGAGAGCGCCTGCTCGCGGAAGCAGTGCCCCTCTTCTAGCAGGAGCAGCCGCATCTCGTGCAGCCTGTCGGAACTCGGCACGGGCTTGCCCGCGTCCTCCGGCGGCCGCACCAGCACAAATTCCTCCTCGAAGAGTGATACCTCCTCGAGCGCCGGCTCGGATACCGGCAGGGCCACGATGGCGGCGTCGAGCTTGGCTTCGGCCAGGTCCTCGATCAGCCGGTGCGTGATCGCCTCGCGCGGCCGCGGATCGAGCTCGGGATATTGCCGCGTCAGCGCCTTGATGACCCCCGGCAGGAGATAGGGCGCAATGGTGGGGATAACGCCGAGCCGAAGACGGCCGGAGAACGGCCCGTGCGAGGCGCGGCCGAGATCCCCGAGTTCGTCGACAGCGCGCAGGATCGCCCGCGTCCGGCCGGCGAATTCTTCGCCGAGCCCCGTCAGGCGGATGCGGCGCCCGCCCCTTTCCACCAGCGGCGCGCCGACCAGATCCTCCAGCTCGCGGATCTGCACGGACAGCGCGGGCTGGGAAATGGCGCAGCTTTCCGCGGCCCGGCCGAAATGGCCGAGCCGGGCGAGCGCATCGAAATAGCGCAGGTGTTTCATGGAGAGGCCAATCATAACCTGAGCATATCGCAGCCTTTAGGTTTTACAATTGGAATTTATGGAAGAGGTTTGCTAGTTCTGGGCCACTCGGAAGACGTTTTCGGCGCCGCCGACCCAAGAGGCGTGCCCGCAAAAGCCCTTCCAGTGTTCATAGCTCGAAGAAAATCCGTTGGAGGACCAAATGGATACGAAGACGACGACGACCGGCAAGTGTCCGGTCATGCACGGCGGCGCCACCGCTCTCGGCAACTCCGTCATGGAATGGTGGCCCAATGCGCTGAACCTCGACATCCTGCACCAGCACGACACCAAGACCAATCCGCTGGGCAAGAACTTCAACTATCGCGAAGAACTCAAGAAGCTGGACGTGGAAGCGCTGAAGGCGGACCTGCGCGCCCTGATGACCGACAGCCAGGACTGGTGGCCGGCCGACTGGGGCAGCTATGTCGGCATGATGGCGCGTGTCTCCTGGCATGCCGCCGGCTCCTATCGCGCGGCGGACGGCCGCGGCGGCGCGGGCACGGGCAACCAGCGCTTCGCCCCGCTCAACTCCTGGCCGGACAACGTCAACACCGACAAGGGCCGCCGCCTGCTCTGGCCAATCAAGAAGAAATACGGCAACAAGATCTCCTGGGCCGACCTCATCGCGCTCGCCGGCACCATCGCCTATGACGTCGCGGGCCTGAAGACCTTCGGCTTCGCGTTCGGCCGCGAGGACATCTGGGCGCCGGAAAAGGACGTCTACTGGGGCAACGAGAAAGAATGGCTCGCCCCGAGCGACGGCCGCTACGGCAACGTCGCCAATCCCGCGACGCTGGAAAACCCGCTTGCCGCCGTGCAGATGGGCCTCATCTACGTCAACCCGGAAGGCGTCAACGGCAAGTCCGACCCGATGGCGACGGCCGCGCAGATGCGCGAAACCTTCGCCCGCATGGGCATGGACGACGAGGAAACCGTCGCGCTGACGGCCGGCGGCCACACCATCGGCAAGTCGCACGGCAACGGCAAGGCGAGCAACCTCAGCCCCGATCCGGAAGCCGCCGGCCCCGAATTCCAGGGCCTCGGCTGGATGAACACCCACGGCCGCGGCATCGGCCGCGACACGGTCGTCTCGGGCATCGAAGGCGCCTGGACCTCCGAGCCGACGAAGTGGGACAACGGCTTCTTCGAAATGCTCTTCAAGCATGAGTGGACGCTGACGCACAGCCCCGCCGGCGCATCGCAGTGGGCGCCGATCACCATCGCCGAGCAGGACAAGCCGGTCGACGTCGAGGATCCCTCGATCCGCACCATCCCGATGATGACCGATGCCGACATGGCGCTGAAGGTGGACCCGATCTACCGCGAGATCTCGCTGCGCTTCATGAACGACTTCGCCGCCTTCTCGGATGCCTTCGCCCGCGCCTGGTTCAAGCTGACTCACCGCGATATGGGTCCGAAGTCCCGCTATGTCGGCCCGGACGTTCCGGCAGAGGACCTCGTCTGGCAGGATCCGATCCCGGCCGGCAGCACCGGCTATGACGTCTCGGCCGTCAAGGCGAAGATCGCCGCGTCCGGCCTTTCGCCGGCCGACCTCGTCGCCACGGCCTGGGACAGCGCCCGCACCTATCGCGGCTCCGACTACCGCGGCGGCGCGAACGGCGCCCGCATCCGCCTCGCCCCGCAGAAGGACTGGGAAGGCAACGAACCGGCGCGCCTCGCCCGCGTTCTGTCCATCCTCGAGCCGATCGCGGCGGCCTCGGGCGCAAGCCTTGCCGACGTCATCGTGCTGGCCGGCAACTGGGGTGTCGAGCAGGCCGCGAAGGCCGCCGGCTTCGACGTCACCGTGCCCTTCGCGCCGGGCCGGGGCGATGCCACCGCCGAGCAGACCGACGCGGACAGCTTCGCGCCGCTCGAGCCGCTCGCCGACGGTTTCCGCAACTGGCAGAAGAAGGACTATGTGGTGAGCCCGGAAGAGCTGCTGCTCGACCGCGCCCAGCTCATGGGCCTGACGGCACCGGAAATGACGGCGCTCATCGGCGGCCTGCGCGTCATCAGCACGAACCATGCCGGCACCGCCCACGGCGTCTTCACGAACCGGGTCGGCGCGCTGACGACAGACTTCTTCACGACGCTCACCGACATGAACTACTCGTGGATTCCGACGGGCGCCAACCTGTACGAAATCCGCGACCGCAAGACCGGCGTGGCAAAGTACACGGCAACCCGCGTCGATCTCGTCTTCGGTTCGAACTCGGTGCTGCGCGCCTATGCGGAAGTCTATGCCCAGGACGACAGCAAGGAGAAGTTCGTCAAGGACTTCGTCGCCGCCTGGACCAAGGTCATGAACGCCGATCGCTTCGATCTGGCGGCATAACCACCCATCCGAAAACGCCTTCCCCCGCCCGCGGGGGAAGGCAGTTCACCATCCTGCTAGGACCGACCCGCCGGCCTCTTCGCCGTATCCTTCGCCGATCCTGGCTTGGGAGCCGAAGGGTCCTGACCGCCCTTTTCCCGTGCATGGGCCTCCGGCCCCGCGACGATGGTACCGGGTTTCGTCTCGTCCCGGCCGCCCTTTTCCTTGCCCTTCGCTGCTTCAGCCTGTCTTTCCATCTGCCTGCCTCCTTTCAAGGTCGCGGGCTTAACGTGCCGGCCGAAGTCCGGTTCCCATGTCCCGCTTGCCAATGCCGGAAATCGCCTGCACTTTATGCGCGAAGAGCGATCACGCGGGGTTCGGTCGAATGGGTCGTTCCATGAAGTTTCGCAGGGGAATGCTGCCCGTCGTGCTCGCCGTCGGCCTTTGCGGGCCGGCGCTGGCGGACGATGCGGTCGACTGGGCAAAGCCGCTCGCCGGCGACTGGACCTTTTCAGGCGTTTCCGAGGGCGATCCCTATTGCCGCCTGACGCTCGGGACCGAAGGGGCGATCGGCGGCGCGGGCGTCGACATCTCCGCGACCTGCCTGCGCAACTTCCCGTTCGGGGACGTCGCCGCCTGGACCCTTCGCGACGACGGGATCGCCTTCATCGACCCGCTGCGCAAGACGGTCATCGCGCTGTCCAAAAGCGAAGATGGGTCCTATGGCGCAACGCTCGACGACGGCCGCCAGGTCTCGCTCGACCGCGGCGCGCCGCAGGAACCGCAATCGCTGAAAGATCTGCTGGACGGGACCTTCACCCTCAGCGGCGCGAACGATGCCGAAACCTGCGGCTTTGCCGTCAGCGCCCGCTCGTCGACCGGCGGGACGCTCGAACAGGCCGGCGCATGCCCGGATCGCTGGAAGGGCAAGGGATGGGCGAAATGGCGGTTCGCCGCCGGCAAGCTCGACCTTCTGACGAAGAAGGACAAGGTCATCCTGACCATGGTCCCGGCGGACGGCTTTACCTTCACCGTGGAGGAAGACGCAGGGCCGATCTATTTCGGCCCGGGAGCCATTCAGGGCGAATAGGTGCCGTCAGAGGCTCTGCGGCGCAAGAAATTGGTAATAGGCCCAGACGAGAACGATCACCACGACGACGGCGAGCCAGATCGGCCCCTTCTTCGGGCCGGGCGATGCGGGCTTGTTCTCCGGCTTTGGCTTCCGGCGTTCGAACTTCAGAACATTGTTGTCGTCCAAGGCGCCCTCCCTCGCAAAGCCCGCCGCCGGTTTAGGGGTTTGGAGCCGGGCCGGCAAGCGGGGACATTGGAAATATCCTCCATCCCCGCCACCCCTTCAAGCGCGGATCGCGAGGAGCCACGTCTTGCCTTTCCGAGGACAAAGAAACCGCAGCGGAAAGTTTTTCATCGAAACCCGTGCGCCCATCTGGCTCTGTCGGTCGCGGTCTGATAGCTCAGCCGGCGATCCCGATAGCCGGACTGTTGCCGTGTCCCCCATTTCCGCCTCCCGTCATGCCCGCCTCGCCCTCATCGCCCTCCTCGCCGGAGGCGTCGCCATCGGCGGATCGCCGATCTTCGTGCGGCTTTCCGAAGTGGGGCCGATGGCCACCGCGTTCTGGCGCGTGTCGCTGGCCCTCCTGCCGTTCTACGTCATGTCGAAGGTGGCGAAGGAAGGCGGCGAAACGCCGGCCGGCCTGCGCGATTATCTCATCCTCTTGCTGCCGGGTCTCTTCCTCGCGGCGGACCTTGCCGCCTGGCATCTCTCGCTGCACATGACCTCCGTCGCCAATGCGACGCTGCTGACCAACCTCGCCCCCGTCTTCGTCACGCTCGGCTCCTGGCTGTTCTTCCGCACGCGCATCACGCCTGTCTTCCTCGCCGGGCTGGCGATCGCGCTGGTCG
Coding sequences within:
- the araG gene encoding L-arabinose ABC transporter ATP-binding protein AraG, producing the protein MTDFLEFRAISKGYPGVQALADVSFCVKKGAVHGLMGENGAGKSTLIRVLSGDQSADAGDILIDGKAQHYRSVRDAFEAGVIVIHQELQLVPELTVAENLWLGRFPGRAGVIDRTRLVGVVKEKLAEIGIDIDPAAKVASLSIGERQMVEIAKAVMADARVIALDEPTSSLSSRESEILFALIDRLRAQGKVILYVSHRLDEIFRLCDSLTVLRDGKLAAHHPAIAEITREQIIAEMVGREISNIWGFRPRERGAMRLEVKDLSGRKLRNPIGFSVRQGEILGFFGLIGAGRSEMARLVYGADSRLQGTVSVDGRAVVPDSPPHAIRAGIVLCPEDRKFDGIVQGRNIEENMAISSRRHFSPFGILQPKKEAELAERFIAKLRVRTPSRKQDIVNLSGGNQQKVILGRWLSEQGVKVLIIDEPTRGIDVGAKSEIYEILYELAGQGMAIVVISSELPEVMGITDRIMVMCQGRVAADFERADFDERRILAAALPDVANASELPTQQVQSR
- the araH gene encoding L-arabinose ABC transporter permease AraH; its protein translation is MTSLKKLLLGEQGLVVIFAIAFAIVALTVPNFLTERNMLGLLQSVVTIGIVACTMMFCLASRDFDLSVGSTVAFSGMIAVMASNASGSIVVGLIAALLCGGAVGLINGVVIARFRINALITTLATMQIVRGFALIASDGRAVGINDPGFYQLALSKFLGIPTPIWVMAVFFVVFGFVLNRTVFGKNTLAIGGNPEASRLAGVNVSNMRIWIFALQGFVCAVAGVLLASRITSGQPNAATGLELSVISACVLGGVSLAGGRAAMTGVIVGVLIMGIAENVMNLLNIQAFYQYVVRGLILLLAVLLDNLRSAAAGRRT
- a CDS encoding aldose 1-epimerase, whose amino-acid sequence is MTQHSERTVTGASDAAVSLSNGRARITMRPDLGAGLTAFDVRHDDGWQPIFRTVDPGTMHPFALSNILLVPFSGRVSGGGFSFDGVFHALPRNMESEAYPLHGSGFSAAWHVASEGADFICVALSAEGPGPFRFDATVTYRLIDAGLLMTLDVTNRAAIRLPYGLGFHPWFVRDADTTLAAPATDVWLEQADHLPKGREPVAMHPDMDFNHPRLLPARWVNNWFDGWDGKARIAWPGRGLAADIEASGALNRYVVFSPAADADFVCFEPVTHPVDAFNLPGELRDHGLKVLEPGECLGVSMRITIHPA
- a CDS encoding hydrogen peroxide-inducible genes activator; translation: MIGLSMKHLRYFDALARLGHFGRAAESCAISQPALSVQIRELEDLVGAPLVERGGRRIRLTGLGEEFAGRTRAILRAVDELGDLGRASHGPFSGRLRLGVIPTIAPYLLPGVIKALTRQYPELDPRPREAITHRLIEDLAEAKLDAAIVALPVSEPALEEVSLFEEEFVLVRPPEDAGKPVPSSDRLHEMRLLLLEEGHCFREQALSLCNITPSSTRELMEGSSLSTLVQMVGAGIGVTLIPQMAVETETRSASVCISRLAEPRPTRRIGMVWRKTNPLSAQFTRIAEIVRQTGLEKQTRAQL
- the katG gene encoding catalase/peroxidase HPI translates to MDTKTTTTGKCPVMHGGATALGNSVMEWWPNALNLDILHQHDTKTNPLGKNFNYREELKKLDVEALKADLRALMTDSQDWWPADWGSYVGMMARVSWHAAGSYRAADGRGGAGTGNQRFAPLNSWPDNVNTDKGRRLLWPIKKKYGNKISWADLIALAGTIAYDVAGLKTFGFAFGREDIWAPEKDVYWGNEKEWLAPSDGRYGNVANPATLENPLAAVQMGLIYVNPEGVNGKSDPMATAAQMRETFARMGMDDEETVALTAGGHTIGKSHGNGKASNLSPDPEAAGPEFQGLGWMNTHGRGIGRDTVVSGIEGAWTSEPTKWDNGFFEMLFKHEWTLTHSPAGASQWAPITIAEQDKPVDVEDPSIRTIPMMTDADMALKVDPIYREISLRFMNDFAAFSDAFARAWFKLTHRDMGPKSRYVGPDVPAEDLVWQDPIPAGSTGYDVSAVKAKIAASGLSPADLVATAWDSARTYRGSDYRGGANGARIRLAPQKDWEGNEPARLARVLSILEPIAAASGASLADVIVLAGNWGVEQAAKAAGFDVTVPFAPGRGDATAEQTDADSFAPLEPLADGFRNWQKKDYVVSPEELLLDRAQLMGLTAPEMTALIGGLRVISTNHAGTAHGVFTNRVGALTTDFFTTLTDMNYSWIPTGANLYEIRDRKTGVAKYTATRVDLVFGSNSVLRAYAEVYAQDDSKEKFVKDFVAAWTKVMNADRFDLAA
- a CDS encoding AprI/Inh family metalloprotease inhibitor, which produces MKFRRGMLPVVLAVGLCGPALADDAVDWAKPLAGDWTFSGVSEGDPYCRLTLGTEGAIGGAGVDISATCLRNFPFGDVAAWTLRDDGIAFIDPLRKTVIALSKSEDGSYGATLDDGRQVSLDRGAPQEPQSLKDLLDGTFTLSGANDAETCGFAVSARSSTGGTLEQAGACPDRWKGKGWAKWRFAAGKLDLLTKKDKVILTMVPADGFTFTVEEDAGPIYFGPGAIQGE